The following are encoded in a window of Solidesulfovibrio magneticus RS-1 genomic DNA:
- a CDS encoding methyl-accepting chemotaxis protein has product MIDVVSRSLGLKVLLLVSGLTIAAFAGLFLANAHWQRQGTVDMVDRSARKTSDMLRMAIEEPMRLGKNAETAAQFAKTASAHADIRAFLTDFRGNVTYATDPAAARQDMDRLAPDAAVAAMVKKALAGDYHGGEILPWAGKPSFVAVSSVTNEPACHHCHGASKPILGAMVVVQDVSPEMARLAGDQWKAAGVSVAGLVSLLAALLLFMKFAVVTRVKHIAGLSSQIAAGSLDLTFADPGKDEIAALAANLSAMVGAMKDQLEYNRGILNGVIIPIFVADRERRFEFVNTPLTGILGKDASAMLGKPVTDSFMREDGRSGCAAVLETGQCASGFTRFTRSDGQVFPLHYEISPLKNASGAVVGVIGVLIDLTQEERDKDHIKAQREKLLTVADEVTSVARELSDASDVLSARMEELTTGVANTARETERVATAMEEMNATVMEVAKNAGDTARASDEASREASAGGREVEQTVEETRKVSRRTADLAASLGQLETRAENIGQVLSVIGDIADQTNLLALNAAIEAARAGDAGRGFAVVADEVRKLAEKTMHATTEVAAAVGEIQTSTRQAVSGMDETKARVERTADMAEGSGAVLGRIVDQAGRIADMVRNIATASEQQSATSEEVSSSVAHINELSQDLTSRIAEAGERIREVRSMANHLAKLVEQFREG; this is encoded by the coding sequence ATGATCGACGTGGTTTCGCGCTCCCTGGGTCTTAAGGTGTTGCTCCTGGTCTCGGGTCTGACCATCGCCGCCTTTGCCGGCCTGTTTCTGGCCAACGCCCACTGGCAGCGCCAGGGGACCGTGGACATGGTCGACCGCTCGGCCCGCAAGACCAGCGACATGCTGCGCATGGCCATCGAGGAACCCATGCGTCTGGGCAAGAACGCCGAAACCGCCGCCCAGTTCGCCAAGACCGCCAGCGCCCACGCCGACATCCGGGCCTTTCTCACCGATTTTAGGGGCAACGTGACCTACGCCACCGACCCGGCCGCCGCGCGCCAGGACATGGACCGCCTCGCCCCGGACGCCGCTGTCGCGGCCATGGTCAAAAAGGCCCTGGCCGGCGACTACCACGGCGGCGAGATCCTTCCCTGGGCCGGCAAGCCTTCCTTCGTGGCCGTGAGTTCCGTCACCAACGAACCGGCCTGCCACCACTGCCACGGCGCGTCCAAGCCCATCCTCGGGGCCATGGTGGTGGTCCAGGACGTCAGCCCGGAAATGGCCCGGCTGGCCGGCGACCAGTGGAAGGCGGCCGGCGTCTCAGTGGCCGGGCTGGTCTCCCTGCTGGCCGCCCTGCTCCTTTTCATGAAGTTCGCCGTGGTCACCCGGGTCAAGCACATCGCCGGCCTGTCCTCGCAAATCGCCGCCGGCTCCCTGGACCTCACCTTCGCCGATCCGGGCAAGGACGAAATCGCCGCCCTGGCCGCCAATCTCTCGGCCATGGTCGGGGCCATGAAGGACCAGCTCGAATACAACCGAGGCATCTTAAACGGCGTCATCATCCCCATCTTCGTGGCCGACCGGGAGCGCCGTTTCGAATTCGTCAACACGCCGCTCACCGGCATCCTCGGCAAGGACGCCTCGGCCATGCTCGGCAAGCCCGTCACCGACAGCTTCATGCGCGAGGACGGCCGCTCGGGCTGCGCCGCCGTGCTCGAAACCGGCCAGTGCGCCAGCGGGTTCACCCGGTTCACCCGTTCCGACGGCCAGGTTTTTCCGCTGCACTACGAGATTTCGCCGCTCAAAAACGCCTCGGGCGCGGTGGTCGGCGTCATCGGCGTACTCATCGACCTCACCCAGGAAGAACGCGACAAGGACCACATCAAGGCCCAGCGCGAAAAGCTCCTGACCGTAGCCGACGAGGTCACCTCGGTGGCCCGGGAGCTGTCCGACGCCTCGGACGTCTTAAGCGCCCGCATGGAGGAGCTGACCACCGGCGTGGCCAACACCGCCCGGGAAACCGAACGCGTGGCCACGGCCATGGAGGAAATGAACGCCACGGTCATGGAAGTGGCGAAAAACGCTGGCGACACGGCCCGGGCCTCGGACGAGGCCAGCCGCGAGGCCTCGGCCGGCGGGCGCGAGGTGGAGCAGACCGTGGAGGAAACCCGCAAGGTCTCCCGGCGCACCGCCGATCTGGCCGCCTCCCTGGGCCAGCTGGAAACCCGGGCGGAAAACATCGGCCAGGTGCTCTCGGTCATTGGCGACATCGCCGACCAGACCAATCTGCTGGCCTTGAATGCCGCCATCGAGGCGGCCCGGGCCGGCGACGCCGGACGCGGCTTTGCCGTGGTGGCCGACGAGGTCAGAAAGCTCGCCGAAAAGACCATGCACGCCACCACCGAAGTGGCCGCCGCCGTGGGCGAGATCCAGACCAGCACCCGGCAGGCCGTCTCGGGCATGGACGAAACCAAGGCCCGGGTGGAGCGCACCGCCGACATGGCCGAAGGTTCCGGCGCGGTGCTCGGGCGCATTGTGGATCAGGCCGGGCGCATCGCCGACATGGTGCGCAACATCGCCACCGCCTCGGAACAGCAGTCGGCCACCAGCGAGGAAGTCTCGTCCAGCGTGGCCCACATCAACGAACTCTCCCAGGACCTCACCAGCCGCATCGCCGAAGCCGGCGAGCGCATCCGCGAAGTCCGCTCCATGGCCAACCACCTGGCCAAACTCGTGGAACAGTTCCGGGAGGGCTAG
- a CDS encoding PPC domain-containing DNA-binding protein yields MIVSEGRLGRVFVLRLGDGDRLPDAIEDFARTRGVEAALVAALGGLENGRLVTGPEDGRTMPPTAMLTAIDAVHEAAAVGTLFPGPDGTPRLHMHAALGRKGETKTGCVRPGLDVWKIFEVVVIEITGTDLARAKDPETGFELLGRKHG; encoded by the coding sequence ATGATCGTTTCCGAAGGCCGCCTCGGCCGCGTGTTCGTGCTGCGACTGGGCGACGGCGACCGACTGCCCGACGCCATCGAGGATTTCGCCCGCACCCGGGGCGTCGAAGCCGCCCTCGTCGCCGCCCTGGGCGGCCTGGAAAACGGCCGCCTCGTCACCGGCCCCGAAGACGGCCGCACCATGCCGCCAACCGCCATGCTCACCGCCATCGACGCCGTCCACGAAGCCGCCGCCGTCGGCACCCTCTTCCCCGGCCCGGACGGCACCCCGCGTCTGCACATGCACGCCGCCCTGGGCCGCAAGGGCGAAACCAAAACCGGCTGCGTACGCCCCGGCCTCGATGTCTGGAAAATCTTCGAAGTCGTGGTCATCGAAATCACCGGCACCGACCTCGCCCGCGCCAAAGACCCCGAAACCGGCTTCGAACTACTCGGCCGCAAGCACGGTTGA
- a CDS encoding cytochrome c family protein — MVRWRAWTLALLTAGLCACPIGTATFVPLAAAQAQATYVGSKACMACHPKEYESYSKYSKKAHSSQSVKIMAPKLTPEELNGCFACHATGYGQPGGFVSFEKTPELADAGCEVCHGPGSAHADSGGDPGLIRSKLAMSECERCHNAERVRSFNFKPMLFAGAH, encoded by the coding sequence ATGGTCCGTTGGCGTGCCTGGACTCTGGCATTGCTCACGGCGGGTCTATGCGCCTGCCCAATCGGAACTGCAACGTTTGTCCCTCTCGCCGCCGCCCAGGCCCAGGCGACTTATGTCGGTTCCAAAGCCTGCATGGCCTGCCATCCCAAGGAATACGAATCCTATTCCAAGTATTCCAAAAAAGCCCATTCCTCCCAGTCGGTCAAGATCATGGCCCCCAAGCTCACGCCCGAGGAATTAAACGGCTGCTTCGCCTGCCACGCCACAGGCTACGGCCAGCCCGGCGGCTTCGTGAGCTTCGAGAAAACCCCGGAACTGGCCGACGCCGGCTGCGAGGTCTGCCACGGCCCGGGTTCGGCCCATGCCGATTCCGGCGGCGATCCGGGGCTGATCCGGTCCAAGCTGGCCATGAGCGAGTGCGAGCGTTGCCACAACGCCGAGCGGGTGCGCTCGTTTAATTTCAAGCCCATGCTGTTTGCCGGGGCGCACTGA
- a CDS encoding FprA family A-type flavoprotein encodes MRPVAICEGVYWVGAVDWECRDFHGYMTAPTGTTYNAFLVKDEKIALFDSVKAGHGNEMLCRLAHLVKPEDVDYLIVNHVEMDHSGELPELVARTKPEKIFTSPMGERALKAHFDCADWPIEVVKTGSTISLGKRTLQFLETRMLHWPDNMATFIPEDGVLISSDAFGQNWATSERFADEVDKHLLQKQLDRYFANIVLPFCPIAQKTIETIESMGLKINAVCPDHGLMFRTPEDVAWVISRYKELAAQKQKKKAVLVFDTMWHSTERMAHAIATGLAEHGVSFKLMNLHAFDHSDVMEEVWDAAAVFVGSATHNNGMLPKVADMLTYMKGLKPKGKLGGAFGSYGWSGEAVKDIAGWLSEMGMEMPVDPVRLLFVPTHEQLAVCVEMGRTIGKLINERVGE; translated from the coding sequence ATGCGACCTGTCGCCATTTGCGAGGGCGTCTACTGGGTCGGAGCCGTCGATTGGGAATGCCGTGACTTCCACGGCTACATGACGGCCCCCACCGGGACGACCTACAACGCCTTTTTGGTCAAGGACGAGAAAATCGCCCTGTTCGATTCGGTCAAGGCCGGCCACGGCAACGAAATGCTCTGCCGCCTGGCCCATCTGGTCAAACCCGAGGACGTCGATTACCTCATCGTCAACCACGTGGAAATGGACCACTCGGGCGAGCTGCCCGAACTCGTGGCCCGCACCAAGCCGGAAAAGATCTTCACCTCGCCCATGGGCGAACGGGCGCTCAAGGCCCACTTCGACTGCGCCGACTGGCCCATCGAAGTGGTGAAGACCGGCTCCACCATCTCGCTCGGCAAGCGTACCCTGCAGTTCCTGGAAACCCGGATGCTCCACTGGCCCGACAACATGGCCACGTTCATCCCCGAAGACGGCGTGCTCATCTCCTCCGACGCCTTCGGCCAGAACTGGGCCACCTCCGAGCGCTTCGCCGACGAAGTGGACAAGCATCTGCTCCAAAAGCAGCTCGACCGCTACTTCGCCAACATCGTCCTGCCCTTTTGCCCCATCGCCCAGAAGACCATCGAGACCATCGAGTCCATGGGCCTGAAAATCAACGCCGTCTGTCCGGACCATGGACTGATGTTCCGCACCCCGGAAGACGTCGCCTGGGTCATTTCCCGCTACAAGGAACTGGCCGCCCAGAAGCAGAAGAAAAAGGCCGTGCTGGTCTTCGACACCATGTGGCACTCCACCGAGCGCATGGCCCACGCCATCGCCACCGGGCTGGCCGAACACGGCGTGTCGTTCAAGCTCATGAACCTCCACGCCTTTGACCATTCCGACGTCATGGAAGAGGTCTGGGACGCGGCGGCGGTGTTTGTGGGTTCCGCCACCCACAACAACGGCATGTTGCCCAAGGTGGCGGACATGCTGACCTACATGAAGGGCCTCAAGCCCAAGGGCAAGCTCGGCGGAGCGTTTGGCTCCTACGGCTGGAGCGGCGAAGCGGTCAAGGACATCGCCGGCTGGCTTAGCGAGATGGGCATGGAAATGCCCGTCGATCCCGTGCGGCTGCTCTTCGTGCCCACCCACGAGCAGCTCGCCGTCTGCGTGGAGATGGGCCGCACCATCGGCAAGCTGATCAACGAGCGCGTCGGCGAATAA
- the rd gene encoding rubredoxin — translation MDKYECSICGYVYDPAAGDPDNGVAPGTKFEDVSEDWVCPVCGAPKSEFNKA, via the coding sequence ATGGATAAATACGAGTGCAGCATCTGCGGTTACGTGTATGATCCCGCCGCCGGCGACCCCGACAATGGCGTGGCCCCCGGCACCAAGTTCGAAGACGTCTCCGAGGACTGGGTCTGCCCGGTCTGCGGCGCGCCCAAAAGCGAATTCAACAAAGCCTAA